The following proteins come from a genomic window of Oncorhynchus clarkii lewisi isolate Uvic-CL-2024 chromosome 23, UVic_Ocla_1.0, whole genome shotgun sequence:
- the LOC139381567 gene encoding transmembrane protein 26-like, with product MIVKFICAVVTRSLFLLISLIGVWRVVWVKNNALYWFLTILYLPLVVEMILTLKRKKLQDYKWFSPAIFLFLISIIPSLWILELHHQQNKATDSRCDKLYSSENIKSLLNMWRGISTNGSETLLQGSVSLLSSVCANDWILALHQTLLILLVIGKWLLPVAGGVTRDELSQLLLIFVGTAADILEFTSETLLDVKDSSPSMVYVILGVWTWSMFQFPLHLSVSTSRPDEYSEGDQGVSLLARLRTDIWSMVESLFVQDGPFLVVRLTLILYFHVIHHMLIFFTIKNFLVVILNFYRLFAIYCDYKASG from the exons ATGATAGTGAAGTTTATCTGTGCGGTTGTTACCCGGTCGCtattcctcctcatctctctgatAGGAGTATGGAGGGTGGTCTGGGTTAAGAATAATGCTCTTTATTGGTTCTTGACGATCCTTTATCTTCCTCTGGTTGTCGAGATGATTTTAACCCTGAAGAGAAAAAAATTACAGGATTATAAATG GTTTTCTCCTGCCATCTTCCTGTTCCTCATCAGTATCATTCCATCTCTGTGGATTCTAGAGTTACATCATCAACAGAACAAAGCTACTGATTCCAGG TGTGACAAACTGTATTCATCTGAAAACATAAAGAGCCTGTTAAACATGTGGAGAGGGATTTCCACCAATGGCAGCGAGACGTTACTCCAG GGTTCAGTATCTCTGTTGTCGTCAGTGTGCGCTAACGACTGGATCCTGGCCCTGCACCAGACCCTGTTGATCCTGCTGGTCATAGGGAAGTGGCTGCTCCCTGTTGCAggaggggtgaccagggatgaaCTGTCTCAGCTCCTCCTCATCTTCGTAGGCACTGCCGCTGACATCCTGGAGTTCACCTCAGAGACACTGTTGGATGTCAA GGACAGCAGTCCCAGCATGGTGTACGTCATCCTCGGAGTCTGGACGTGGAGTATGTTCCAGTTTCCTCTCCACCTGTCAG TGTCTACCTCCAGACCTGATGAATATTCAGAGGGGGACCAGGGTGTGTCTCTGCTGGCCAGACTAAGGACAGATATCTGGAGCATGGTGGAGAGCCTCTTCGTCCAGGACGGACCCTTCCTGGTGGTCCGCCTCACCCTCATCCTCTACTTCCACGTCATACACCACATGCTCATCTTCTTCACCATCAAGAACTTCCTGGTGGTCATTCTGAACTTCTACCGTCTGTTTGCCATCTACTGCGACTACAAGGCTTCAGGTTGA